In Massilia antarctica, the following are encoded in one genomic region:
- a CDS encoding acyltransferase family protein, giving the protein MTAPARLASLDAFRGFTIAAMTLVNNPGDWSHLYSQLEHAHWHGWTFTDWIFPFFLFIGGVSMALSLGRLAAAGADKPTLLRKLAVRAAIIFLIGLALNLIPGFDLSTVRIPGVLQRIAICTLLAAPIVLYFSWRQQVLWIIGLLALYSVLMLRVPVPGIGAGVLEPGQDVGAWIDRLLLDGHLWPQSKTWDPEGLLSTIPALCSQLLGVLAGRWLLSSHSRTEQTVWMLLAGLALLWIGAVLDVVLMPINKSLWTPSFCLFMTGWALIVFSSFYWLLDANPHLPLRSAAARWSTPLIIYGMNALFIFAFSGLVSTMLGFIEVGGVTLAQRLYAQVSALGVSPVNSSLLYALLFNAAMFLLAWWMWRRKWFVKV; this is encoded by the coding sequence ATGACGGCGCCAGCCCGCCTTGCCTCGCTGGACGCCTTCCGCGGCTTCACCATTGCGGCCATGACCCTGGTCAACAATCCGGGCGACTGGAGCCACCTGTATTCCCAGCTGGAGCACGCCCACTGGCATGGCTGGACCTTCACCGACTGGATTTTCCCCTTTTTTCTCTTCATCGGCGGGGTCTCGATGGCGCTCTCGCTAGGGCGCCTGGCCGCGGCCGGGGCCGACAAGCCGACCCTGCTGCGCAAGCTGGCCGTGCGCGCCGCCATCATCTTCCTGATCGGCCTGGCGCTGAACCTGATCCCCGGCTTCGACCTGTCCACCGTGCGCATTCCCGGCGTGCTGCAGCGCATCGCCATCTGCACCCTGCTGGCCGCGCCCATCGTGCTGTATTTCAGCTGGCGCCAGCAAGTGCTGTGGATTATCGGCCTGCTGGCGCTCTACAGCGTGCTGATGCTGCGGGTGCCGGTGCCCGGCATCGGCGCCGGCGTGCTCGAACCGGGCCAGGACGTCGGCGCCTGGATCGACCGCCTGCTGCTGGACGGCCACCTGTGGCCTCAGTCCAAGACCTGGGACCCGGAAGGTTTGCTCTCGACCATTCCGGCCCTGTGCAGCCAGTTGCTGGGCGTGCTGGCGGGGCGCTGGCTGCTCTCAAGCCACTCGCGCACCGAACAGACCGTCTGGATGCTGCTGGCCGGCCTGGCCCTGCTGTGGATCGGCGCCGTGCTCGACGTCGTGCTCATGCCGATCAACAAGAGCCTGTGGACACCATCTTTCTGCCTGTTCATGACGGGCTGGGCGCTGATCGTATTTTCCAGCTTTTACTGGCTGCTCGACGCCAATCCCCACCTCCCGTTGCGCAGCGCGGCGGCGCGCTGGAGCACGCCATTGATTATCTACGGCATGAACGCGCTGTTCATTTTCGCGTTTTCCGGGCTGGTGTCTACAATGCTGGGCTTTATCGAGGTCGGCGGTGTGACCCTGGCGCAACGCCTGTATGCACAGGTGAGTGCGCTAGGCGTGTCGCCTGTGAACAGCTCTTTGCTTTATGCTCTGCTGTTTAACGCGGCGATGTTCTTGCTTGCATGGTGGATGTGGCGCAGGAAGTGGTTTGTAAAAGTTTAG
- a CDS encoding peptidase domain-containing ABC transporter translates to MSYSSFRGGHLPLILQTEVAECGLSCLAMVASYLGLRTDLATLRGRFAVSLNGTSMLTLTEYADRLRLSSRALSLSLDELRDLKTPAILHWGLNHFVVLRRATAKKVVIHDPAVGVRHLSYAEISREFTGNALELERATEFSPVDERRKVSVKALIGKLDGWWRSFSLLFAIALGLELLTLAAPRFNQFMIDDVLMSNDASLRNVLMLGLALLILMQSALSYMRSTTILYLTTHLNLQWVSDVFGRMVRLPMHWFEKRQLGDVMSRFGSVGPIQDLLTTRAISAVLDGIMATLTMGMMILYSPLLAGVVGLTVALYAILRALFYRPLRDANLEGLALAAKEQTCLMETIRAIGPIKLFGRELDRRAHWLSMKTDTVNRHVRTQVMGLWFSNINTTIGALSAALVLWLGAGLVMKGEFTVGMLIALTVYSGMFTARMSALINVFVDYKMLSLHCERLADIVLEPGENDVEHAQDVDQLIPKLELVNVCYRYGDNEPWVLRSINLTIEPGESVAIVGASGCGKTTLIKLLMGSLQPTYGEIRYGGIPIPQLGVRGYRRALAAVMQDDVLLSGSLKENICFHAERPDMAHIKHCAQLARVDADIERMQMHYETIIADMGSSLSGGQKQRVLLARALYKRPKILVMDEATSALDVLLEREVNAAIAALDMTRIIVAHRPETIASARRMIALQDGAIVFDGPISTTPPPDASAEPKAELASA, encoded by the coding sequence ATGAGCTACTCTTCCTTTCGCGGCGGGCACTTGCCGCTGATCCTCCAGACGGAGGTAGCCGAGTGTGGCCTGTCGTGCCTGGCCATGGTCGCCTCATACCTGGGCTTGCGTACCGATTTGGCCACCTTGCGAGGGCGGTTTGCCGTGTCCCTCAATGGGACCAGTATGCTGACCTTGACCGAGTACGCGGACCGGCTGCGCCTGTCCAGCCGGGCGCTGTCGTTGAGCCTGGACGAATTGCGCGATCTTAAAACCCCGGCCATCCTGCATTGGGGATTAAATCATTTCGTAGTGTTGCGCCGTGCCACGGCCAAGAAAGTGGTGATACACGACCCGGCCGTTGGCGTGCGTCATCTATCGTACGCAGAAATTAGCCGCGAATTCACCGGGAACGCACTCGAACTGGAGCGCGCTACTGAATTCAGCCCCGTCGATGAGCGGCGCAAAGTATCGGTGAAAGCGTTGATTGGCAAGCTCGATGGCTGGTGGCGATCGTTCAGTCTATTGTTCGCCATTGCGCTCGGGCTGGAACTCCTGACGCTGGCCGCACCCAGGTTCAACCAATTTATGATTGATGACGTACTGATGTCGAACGACGCCAGCCTGCGCAATGTGCTGATGCTCGGGCTGGCCCTGCTTATCCTGATGCAGAGCGCGCTCTCGTACATGCGGAGCACCACCATCCTGTACCTCACAACGCACCTGAACCTGCAATGGGTCAGCGATGTCTTCGGACGGATGGTGCGCCTGCCCATGCACTGGTTCGAGAAACGCCAGCTCGGTGACGTCATGTCGCGCTTCGGTTCGGTCGGCCCAATCCAGGACTTGTTGACCACGCGCGCCATCAGCGCCGTCCTCGACGGAATTATGGCAACCTTGACGATGGGCATGATGATCCTCTACAGCCCCCTTCTGGCAGGCGTGGTCGGCCTGACCGTCGCCCTCTATGCCATCCTGAGAGCGCTGTTCTACCGCCCACTGCGCGATGCCAACCTGGAAGGCTTGGCGCTCGCAGCCAAGGAACAGACCTGTCTCATGGAAACCATCCGAGCGATAGGCCCGATCAAGCTGTTCGGGCGAGAACTCGACCGCCGCGCCCATTGGCTTTCGATGAAGACCGACACGGTCAACCGTCATGTGCGTACGCAGGTGATGGGCCTGTGGTTCAGCAACATCAACACCACGATCGGCGCCCTTTCTGCGGCTCTGGTTCTATGGCTCGGCGCCGGTCTGGTGATGAAAGGCGAGTTCACGGTGGGTATGCTGATCGCCCTGACGGTCTACAGCGGCATGTTCACGGCGCGCATGAGCGCCCTGATCAATGTGTTCGTCGACTACAAGATGCTGTCTTTGCATTGCGAACGCCTGGCCGATATTGTTCTGGAGCCCGGAGAAAACGACGTGGAGCATGCGCAGGATGTCGATCAGCTAATTCCCAAACTGGAGCTGGTCAATGTCTGCTACCGCTATGGCGACAATGAGCCGTGGGTGCTGCGCAGCATCAACTTAACCATTGAACCAGGGGAGTCGGTAGCGATCGTGGGTGCCTCCGGCTGCGGCAAAACAACGCTGATCAAGCTGCTGATGGGAAGCCTGCAGCCAACCTATGGGGAGATTCGCTATGGGGGCATCCCGATCCCCCAGCTCGGAGTTCGCGGCTATCGCCGTGCGCTGGCGGCTGTCATGCAGGACGATGTGTTGCTGTCCGGTTCGCTCAAGGAAAACATCTGCTTCCACGCTGAGCGGCCCGACATGGCGCACATCAAACACTGCGCACAACTTGCGCGGGTCGACGCCGATATCGAGCGCATGCAGATGCACTATGAAACCATCATCGCGGATATGGGGAGTAGTCTGTCCGGCGGCCAAAAGCAGCGAGTACTGCTGGCACGGGCGCTGTATAAGCGGCCCAAGATCCTGGTGATGGACGAGGCGACCAGTGCGCTCGATGTCCTACTGGAGCGTGAGGTCAACGCCGCCATCGCGGCTCTCGACATGACGCGCATCATCGTGGCGCATCGGCCAGAAACCATTGCATCCGCACGCCGCATGATCGCGTTACAGGATGGCGCGATTGTCTTTGATGGGCCGATTTCGACTACGCCGCCACCAGACGCGTCGGCTGAGCCTAAGGCCGAGCTGGCTAGCGCCTAA
- a CDS encoding antibiotic biosynthesis monooxygenase family protein, producing the protein MFYEIVTIPIKPDTHAAFEAAIAEAVPLFQRSRGCRSLRLERSVENPDTYKVVIAWETLEDHTVHFTASEEIQQFRKLAGGFVAGPTHMEHVRTVLTGF; encoded by the coding sequence ATGTTCTACGAAATTGTGACGATCCCGATCAAACCCGATACCCATGCCGCTTTCGAAGCCGCCATCGCCGAGGCAGTCCCCCTGTTCCAGCGATCGCGCGGCTGCCGCTCGCTGCGGCTGGAGCGCTCGGTAGAAAACCCCGACACCTACAAAGTGGTGATCGCCTGGGAAACACTGGAAGACCACACCGTGCATTTCACGGCCAGCGAGGAAATCCAACAATTTCGCAAGCTGGCGGGCGGATTCGTGGCCGGGCCGACCCACATGGAACATGTGCGCACAGTCCTGACCGGGTTCTGA
- a CDS encoding DUF7668 domain-containing protein, translating into MSDIVPVLKDEHNQGPIPTAWRPVFAAVVEGLKEGDVDAVRRVEGIRSLSEKDAIRIADNIRRYGAKLVSLPEETWQTSACQWMIGYWDALIDLYTVEEGASDLALAVRVYDEGTAYAFDIVSVHVP; encoded by the coding sequence ATGAGCGATATTGTTCCTGTTTTAAAAGATGAGCACAATCAAGGCCCGATCCCGACTGCGTGGCGCCCTGTCTTTGCCGCCGTAGTGGAGGGATTGAAAGAGGGCGATGTCGATGCGGTGCGACGTGTAGAAGGCATTCGTTCACTTTCGGAAAAAGATGCGATCCGAATTGCCGACAACATACGGCGCTATGGGGCGAAATTGGTCAGCTTGCCAGAAGAGACATGGCAAACCTCGGCATGCCAATGGATGATCGGGTATTGGGATGCCCTGATCGATCTGTACACTGTTGAAGAAGGGGCTAGCGATTTGGCCTTGGCTGTTCGTGTCTACGACGAAGGCACAGCCTACGCTTTCGACATTGTTTCAGTGCATGTGCCGTAA
- a CDS encoding glycoside hydrolase family 10 protein, whose amino-acid sequence MTACTTATPEAGTGGAVGVVPSPATIQGGSETVPPLAPREFRAAWVSTVANIDWPSRANLPAEKQQAEALAILDRAKAMNLNAIVLQVRPSADAIYPSKLEPWTEYLSGTQGQAPQPWYDPLKFWVTQAHARGLELHAWFNPYRARHATAKSPPSHDHISKANPAAVKSYGRFLWMDPGEESASKHTLDVILDVVRRYDIDGVHLDDYFYPYPIEAPGASGAETAALDGAYVPKAELEFPDQPAWQRYLLSGGKLERADWRRQNVNKLIEALYAGIHREKSWVRFGISPFGIGRPDRRPRGIVGFSQYDKLYADAELWLASGWLDYLSPQLYWAIGQAPQAYDVLLDYWVGQNGKRRHIWPGLFTSRIGAASKGYQANEIVQQIGVTRSRPGAGGHVHFSMVALMDNRQGISDQLKSGHYVAPALVPASPWLGDDAPGPPTVTARREGNGVALKLTAGKSNAQYAIWSRHGGEWRFAVVPASRADWTVLDDAKLGPASAVFVSAVDRLGNEGERIPVLKP is encoded by the coding sequence ATGACAGCGTGTACCACGGCCACGCCGGAGGCGGGAACGGGCGGGGCCGTGGGCGTGGTGCCCAGTCCGGCCACCATCCAGGGTGGCAGCGAGACCGTGCCGCCGCTGGCGCCGCGCGAATTTCGCGCCGCCTGGGTGTCGACGGTGGCCAATATCGACTGGCCCTCGCGCGCCAACCTGCCGGCCGAGAAACAGCAGGCCGAGGCGCTCGCCATTCTGGACCGCGCCAAGGCCATGAACCTGAACGCCATCGTGTTGCAGGTGCGGCCGAGCGCCGACGCCATCTATCCCTCCAAGCTGGAACCGTGGACCGAGTACCTGAGCGGCACCCAGGGCCAGGCGCCGCAACCGTGGTACGACCCGCTCAAGTTCTGGGTCACGCAAGCCCATGCGCGCGGACTGGAATTGCACGCCTGGTTCAACCCTTACCGCGCGCGCCATGCTACCGCCAAGTCGCCCCCCTCGCACGACCATATTTCCAAGGCCAATCCGGCGGCGGTGAAGAGTTATGGGCGCTTTTTGTGGATGGACCCGGGCGAAGAATCGGCGTCCAAACACACCCTGGACGTGATTCTGGACGTGGTGCGCCGCTACGATATCGATGGCGTGCACCTGGACGACTATTTCTATCCGTATCCGATCGAAGCGCCCGGCGCCAGCGGCGCGGAAACGGCTGCGCTCGACGGCGCCTATGTGCCCAAGGCCGAGCTGGAGTTTCCCGACCAGCCCGCCTGGCAGCGCTATCTGCTCTCCGGCGGCAAGCTGGAGCGTGCCGACTGGCGCCGCCAGAATGTCAACAAGCTGATCGAAGCCTTGTACGCAGGCATCCACCGCGAGAAAAGCTGGGTGCGTTTCGGCATCAGTCCCTTCGGCATCGGCCGTCCGGACCGGCGCCCGCGCGGCATCGTCGGTTTCAGCCAGTACGACAAGTTGTACGCCGACGCCGAACTGTGGCTCGCCAGCGGCTGGCTCGACTATCTTTCGCCCCAGCTGTACTGGGCCATCGGCCAGGCCCCGCAAGCGTACGACGTGCTGCTCGACTACTGGGTGGGGCAGAACGGCAAGCGGCGCCATATCTGGCCGGGCCTGTTCACCAGCCGCATCGGGGCTGCCAGCAAGGGCTACCAGGCCAATGAAATCGTGCAGCAGATCGGCGTCACCCGCAGCCGTCCTGGTGCCGGCGGCCACGTGCATTTCAGCATGGTGGCGCTGATGGATAACCGCCAGGGCATCAGCGATCAGCTCAAGAGCGGCCACTATGTCGCCCCGGCGCTGGTGCCGGCCTCGCCGTGGCTTGGCGACGACGCGCCCGGCCCGCCAACCGTCACCGCGCGGCGCGAGGGTAACGGCGTGGCCCTGAAACTCACGGCCGGCAAGTCGAATGCGCAGTACGCGATCTGGTCGCGCCACGGCGGCGAATGGCGCTTCGCCGTGGTGCCCGCGTCACGCGCCGACTGGACCGTGCTGGACGACGCCAAACTCGGCCCTGCCAGCGCCGTGTTTGTCAGCGCGGTGGACCGCCTGGGTAATGAGGGCGAACGCATTCCGGTCCTCAAGCCATGA
- a CDS encoding N-acetylmuramic acid 6-phosphate etherase: MLNTETPDRQHADLDLYPTAELVDTLIDDQFGAVRAVHAASGQIAAAVTAALPRIDAGGRLMYVGAGTSGRLGVLDSVELYPTFSWPHERALALLAGGIDAMFVAVEGAEDDSAQGAADLRALNPGRDDVVLLLAASGATPYVLGALRAAAAAGALTIGFANNPDAPVVREAQIGITLDTGPEIISGSTRLKAGTSQKIALNTFSSALMVRLHKVYGNLMVDLKPTNAKLVLRAVRLTMFATGADEAAARAVLEQCDFHVKVAIVALTKKTSIAQARVLLESARGSVRQALAA, from the coding sequence ATGTTGAACACAGAAACCCCCGACCGGCAGCATGCGGACCTGGATCTGTACCCCACCGCCGAACTGGTCGACACCCTCATCGACGACCAGTTCGGCGCCGTGCGCGCGGTGCACGCCGCGTCCGGCCAGATTGCCGCCGCCGTCACGGCCGCCCTGCCGCGCATCGATGCCGGCGGGCGCCTCATGTATGTGGGCGCCGGCACCTCGGGCCGCCTCGGCGTGCTCGACAGCGTTGAACTGTACCCCACCTTTTCCTGGCCGCACGAGCGCGCGCTGGCGCTGCTGGCCGGCGGCATCGACGCCATGTTCGTCGCCGTCGAAGGCGCCGAGGATGACAGCGCCCAGGGCGCGGCCGACCTGCGCGCGCTCAACCCGGGGCGCGACGACGTGGTGCTGCTGCTGGCCGCCTCCGGCGCCACGCCCTACGTGCTGGGCGCCCTGCGCGCCGCCGCCGCGGCCGGCGCCCTGACAATCGGCTTCGCCAACAATCCCGACGCGCCCGTGGTGCGCGAAGCGCAGATCGGCATCACGCTCGATACCGGCCCGGAAATCATTTCCGGCAGCACCAGGCTGAAAGCCGGCACATCCCAGAAAATTGCCCTGAACACCTTTTCGAGCGCCCTGATGGTGCGTTTACACAAGGTCTACGGCAACCTGATGGTAGACTTGAAGCCAACCAATGCCAAGCTGGTGCTGCGCGCGGTCCGCCTGACGATGTTTGCCACCGGCGCCGACGAGGCCGCCGCCCGCGCGGTGCTGGAACAATGCGATTTCCATGTCAAGGTCGCCATCGTGGCCCTGACCAAAAAAACCAGTATCGCCCAGGCCAGGGTCTTGCTTGAGAGCGCGCGCGGCAGCGTGCGCCAGGCACTGGCCGCCTGA
- a CDS encoding N-acetylglucosamine kinase, protein MSGAGLGIDAGGTRTRWALAAADGAIVAEGEVAGLSALQMGSADGHAKVQASFAALAATVLAHGRPQAVRAGLTGFGGDGAQLRQWLAGPLGLPDEKVVLCSDIEIAYLASFAPGEGYLVYAGTGSIGAWIDAGGVFHRAGGRGVMLDDGGGGFWIAREALRHIWRNEDEEPGRWRASPMAQAVFAQIGGDDWALSRQFIYGQERGEVGRLALAVAASAEADPVAAAILKEAGFELARLALALTARFGTRPVVLAGRAAALHPLIVNTMRAGLPDTIGLTQTTARAHHAAARIAAAWT, encoded by the coding sequence ATGAGTGGAGCGGGCCTCGGCATCGATGCCGGCGGCACCCGCACGCGCTGGGCGCTGGCGGCGGCCGACGGCGCGATCGTGGCCGAGGGCGAGGTGGCCGGTTTGTCCGCCTTGCAGATGGGCAGCGCGGACGGGCATGCCAAGGTGCAAGCCAGTTTTGCCGCGCTGGCGGCCACGGTGCTGGCCCATGGGCGGCCGCAGGCGGTGCGCGCCGGGCTGACCGGCTTCGGCGGCGATGGCGCGCAACTGCGGCAGTGGCTGGCCGGCCCGCTCGGCTTGCCGGATGAAAAGGTCGTGCTGTGCAGCGATATCGAAATCGCCTATCTCGCCAGTTTTGCGCCGGGCGAGGGCTATCTGGTGTATGCCGGCACCGGCTCGATCGGCGCCTGGATCGATGCTGGCGGCGTGTTCCACCGCGCCGGCGGCCGTGGCGTGATGCTCGACGATGGCGGTGGCGGCTTCTGGATCGCGCGCGAGGCGCTGCGCCACATCTGGCGCAATGAGGATGAAGAACCGGGCCGCTGGCGCGCGTCGCCCATGGCGCAGGCGGTGTTCGCGCAGATTGGCGGCGACGATTGGGCGCTGTCGCGCCAGTTCATCTATGGACAGGAACGCGGCGAGGTGGGCCGGCTGGCGCTGGCGGTGGCTGCCAGTGCCGAGGCCGATCCTGTGGCGGCCGCGATCCTGAAGGAAGCGGGATTCGAACTGGCGCGCCTGGCGCTGGCCTTGACGGCGCGTTTTGGCACAAGGCCGGTGGTGCTGGCGGGCCGCGCCGCCGCACTCCATCCCTTGATAGTGAACACGATGCGCGCCGGCTTGCCGGATACGATAGGCTTGACGCAGACGACGGCCCGCGCTCATCATGCTGCGGCGCGGATTGCCGCGGCCTGGACCTGA
- a CDS encoding M15 family metallopeptidase, with protein MIEGLPIEQLGLSADFRHLSDIAGIAVDLRYAGVDNFTGRDLYSPFDCAWLHRDAAAALERVVAWLAHERPGCTALILDALRPQRVQEALWDALGGTGLRMYLAPPERGSIHSFGMALDITLLGEDGRELDMGTAFDDMSERSHPAREALLLARGELTRQQLDNRQLLRAAMAQGGFVGIASEWWHFDCGNRERVRQTFRRVL; from the coding sequence ATGATCGAGGGCTTGCCGATCGAACAGCTTGGGCTGAGCGCCGACTTCCGGCACTTGTCCGATATTGCCGGCATCGCGGTCGACTTGCGCTATGCTGGTGTCGACAACTTCACCGGGCGCGACCTGTATTCGCCGTTCGACTGCGCCTGGCTGCACCGCGACGCCGCCGCCGCGCTGGAGCGGGTGGTGGCCTGGCTGGCGCACGAGCGGCCCGGCTGCACCGCGCTGATCCTCGACGCGCTGCGTCCGCAGCGGGTGCAGGAAGCGCTGTGGGATGCGCTCGGCGGCACCGGCCTGCGCATGTACCTGGCCCCACCCGAGCGCGGTTCCATCCACTCCTTCGGCATGGCGCTCGATATCACCCTTCTCGGCGAGGATGGGCGCGAACTCGACATGGGCACCGCCTTCGACGACATGAGCGAGCGCTCGCACCCGGCGCGCGAGGCGCTGCTGCTGGCGCGTGGCGAACTGACCCGACAGCAGCTGGACAATCGCCAACTGCTGCGCGCGGCGATGGCGCAGGGCGGATTTGTCGGCATCGCCAGCGAATGGTGGCATTTCGATTGCGGCAACCGCGAGCGGGTAAGGCAAACCTTCCGGCGCGTGCTGTAA
- a CDS encoding N-acetylmuramoyl-L-alanine amidase, translating to MKTLLATLLIALLSGCATGPAIDHSYSAKGQSSRVKFVILHYTAINLPQSIKVLTEQTVSSHYLLTDEATPVVYGLVDETRQSNHAGVSNWKNYTLLNGNSIGIEIVNPGFTTTSGGRIWYPFPQAQVDRLIVLLQDIVKRHNIPPENILGHSDIAPQRKQDPGPMFPWFQLAQHGLAVWPDAARVAAARPVYDLLLPDVAWFQARLATVGYALPQTGLLDEATRNVIGAFQMKYRPANIDGTPDAETAALLDALTTPAAKPAA from the coding sequence ATGAAAACCCTGCTCGCCACCCTCCTGATCGCCCTGCTGTCCGGCTGCGCCACCGGCCCCGCCATCGACCACAGCTACTCGGCCAAGGGCCAGAGCAGCAGGGTCAAGTTCGTCATCCTGCACTACACGGCCATCAACCTGCCGCAATCGATCAAGGTCTTGACCGAGCAAACGGTCAGCAGCCACTACCTGCTGACCGACGAAGCCACCCCCGTCGTCTACGGACTGGTCGATGAAACGCGCCAGTCCAACCACGCCGGCGTATCGAACTGGAAAAACTACACCCTGCTCAACGGTAACTCGATCGGCATCGAAATCGTCAATCCCGGCTTCACCACCACCTCGGGCGGGCGCATCTGGTATCCCTTCCCGCAAGCCCAGGTGGACCGCCTGATCGTGCTGCTGCAAGACATCGTCAAGCGCCACAACATCCCGCCGGAAAACATCCTCGGCCACAGCGACATCGCCCCCCAGCGCAAGCAGGATCCGGGACCGATGTTCCCGTGGTTCCAGCTGGCCCAGCACGGCCTGGCGGTCTGGCCCGACGCCGCCAGGGTCGCCGCCGCGCGTCCCGTGTACGACCTGCTGCTGCCCGACGTGGCCTGGTTCCAGGCGCGCCTGGCGACGGTCGGCTACGCGCTGCCGCAGACCGGCCTGCTCGACGAAGCGACCCGCAACGTCATCGGCGCCTTCCAGATGAAATACCGCCCGGCCAACATCGACGGTACGCCGGACGCCGAAACGGCAGCCCTGCTCGACGCGCTGACCACACCCGCCGCCAAGCCAGCGGCATAA
- a CDS encoding GNAT family N-acetyltransferase has product MRGARRLLPMNISLDDQIGDAEVIALYRANAWSSADKPEQLMAALRNSHSLVTARENGVLVGIGNAISDGHLVVYYPHFLVDPGHQRKGIGRLMMQAMCARYAGFHQQMLTADGEAIAFYESLGFTRAGRTAPMWIYAGSEH; this is encoded by the coding sequence ATGCGCGGCGCACGCCGCCTCCTGCCCATGAACATCAGCCTGGACGACCAGATCGGCGACGCCGAAGTCATTGCCCTGTACCGCGCCAACGCGTGGTCTTCCGCCGACAAGCCCGAGCAGCTGATGGCCGCGCTGCGCAACTCGCACAGCCTGGTCACGGCGCGTGAAAATGGCGTGCTGGTCGGCATCGGCAACGCCATCTCGGACGGCCATCTGGTGGTGTATTACCCGCATTTCCTGGTCGACCCAGGGCACCAGCGCAAGGGTATCGGGCGCCTGATGATGCAAGCGATGTGCGCGCGCTACGCCGGCTTTCACCAGCAAATGCTGACGGCCGACGGCGAGGCCATCGCCTTTTATGAATCGCTCGGTTTTACCCGCGCGGGCCGTACCGCGCCGATGTGGATCTACGCCGGCAGCGAGCACTGA
- a CDS encoding MFS transporter — protein sequence MQTAQQKSPWLWVPSLYFGQAIPYVVVMTLSVLMYKDRGVSNDDIAFYTSWLYLPWVIKPLWSPLVDLVRTKRWWIVNMQLAIGAGLGAVGFTMHLPGWFQISLGVLWVMAFFSATHDIAADGFYMLGLKQYQQAAFVGVRSTFYRLATIAGGGAMGMLAGHLTTRTGDAVFAWTVTFSVLAALFVGLFAYHSVVLERPAEDQTVPGGDNKLAEFFATFASFFGKRDIWLILGFILTFRLGESQLLKLAIPFMKDPVIKGGLGMTTSQIGLAYSTIGIIALTLGGLLGGFLISRLGLKRCLWLMVFAVHIPDVVFVFLATALPQNFMLIAASIALEQFGYGFGFTAMMLYMIMVSDGEHKTAHYAICTGLMALGMMVPGMYSGKIQEFLGYQHFFIYVCLMTIPAFIMAALVKIDPEFGKKTDK from the coding sequence ATGCAAACTGCGCAACAGAAAAGTCCGTGGCTGTGGGTGCCTTCCCTGTATTTCGGCCAAGCCATTCCCTATGTGGTGGTGATGACCCTGTCGGTCCTGATGTACAAGGACCGCGGCGTGAGCAACGACGATATCGCCTTCTACACCAGCTGGCTGTACCTGCCCTGGGTCATCAAGCCGCTCTGGTCGCCCCTGGTCGACCTGGTGCGCACCAAGCGCTGGTGGATCGTCAACATGCAGCTGGCCATCGGCGCCGGGCTGGGCGCGGTCGGCTTCACCATGCACTTGCCGGGCTGGTTCCAGATCAGCCTGGGTGTGCTGTGGGTGATGGCTTTCTTTTCCGCCACCCACGATATCGCCGCCGACGGTTTTTATATGCTGGGCTTGAAGCAATACCAGCAAGCCGCCTTTGTCGGCGTGCGCAGTACCTTTTACCGGCTGGCCACGATTGCCGGCGGCGGCGCCATGGGCATGCTGGCCGGCCATCTGACCACCCGCACCGGCGACGCGGTCTTTGCCTGGACGGTCACGTTCTCCGTGCTGGCGGCGCTGTTCGTGGGCCTGTTCGCCTATCACAGCGTGGTGCTGGAGCGCCCGGCCGAGGACCAGACCGTGCCTGGGGGCGACAACAAACTGGCCGAATTCTTTGCCACCTTTGCCTCTTTTTTCGGCAAGCGCGACATTTGGCTGATCCTCGGCTTCATTCTCACGTTCCGCCTGGGCGAATCGCAGTTGCTCAAGCTGGCGATTCCCTTCATGAAGGATCCGGTCATCAAGGGTGGCCTCGGCATGACGACCTCGCAGATCGGGCTCGCTTACAGCACCATCGGCATTATCGCGCTGACCCTGGGCGGCCTGCTGGGCGGCTTCCTGATTTCGCGCCTGGGCCTGAAACGCTGCCTGTGGCTGATGGTGTTCGCGGTACACATTCCCGACGTCGTGTTCGTCTTCCTGGCCACTGCCTTGCCGCAGAATTTCATGCTGATCGCCGCCAGCATCGCGCTGGAGCAGTTCGGCTACGGTTTCGGTTTCACCGCCATGATGCTGTACATGATCATGGTCTCGGACGGCGAACATAAAACGGCCCACTACGCCATCTGTACCGGGCTGATGGCACTCGGCATGATGGTGCCGGGCATGTACAGCGGCAAAATCCAGGAATTCCTTGGGTACCAGCATTTCTTCATCTACGTGTGCCTGATGACCATTCCGGCCTTCATCATGGCGGCGCTGGTGAAGATCGATCCGGAATTTGGCAAGAAGACGGACAAATGA